The Nitrospiria bacterium genomic interval CAGGGCAAGCCCTGCCCCTACAAGCGCAAGGATCCCATGTACATGGTTGGGCATGAGGGCAAACGCGTCCAATTCAACCGATGGAAACCTTGCAGGGAGATCTTTCCACACGCGTTCAACGATCCTTCCCGCGTCATTCAAAACCATCCGGCCATCGAATATATCACCGAACAAGCATTCCCGGTTCTTCACACAGACCGTCACAAAATACGCTCCCGTCCGACTGTATTCATAGCCCTTCAAACGGATGGATCGCCGATGATGAATCTCGGGCATGTACCGGCTTTTCATCATGCCTCCTCACCCTCACCCCCCCCGCGCGCGAAGCCTGAGGGGAGCAAAGAACCTTTTTCTTAAAACACTTTTTTCGACCTCAAAAAGAGACTTCTAAGATCAAAAAACGCCCTTTATTTTCCAGAATCTCTTTGCCTTCCAGAACGTTACTCAGGTACTACCTGATCACGGTTATTCCCATACGCCAAACCTTTGCTCACACTTGCCACAAAGCATCCTGGATTTCCAACCATCCTGAACGCGCAGATTTGGCGCGTCCGATAGCCGGATATAACCGGTGGCAGACGTATCTCGAAGCCATTGGAAGACGAAACTCGGGACAATGTGACTTGCCCGGAGGTCGGAAGATTCTCCGCATAAGGCACATTCAACAAACTTGAGATCATCCACATACATACAATGGAAATGGGGACGGATTTATTTTTAATGCTTTAGGAAAGATGTACAATTCACTGCGGAGCATGGGGCCTCGATTTTCCCTCCGGCGGATGTCGTCGCGTGCAAGAATCATGGACGGTGGGGACGGCCCCTGCCCGTCCGGCAGGCGGGCGCGCCGGAGGAATGTTAGGGCGGATTATATCGGTTCAGGTGAAACGAGTCAATAAGGCGTAAGGGATAAGGAGTGAGGGGAGGATGGCAAGCGGTTTACTTCCGCTCCTTTCCGTCCGATTCTTTTTCCAACTCTTCAATCGTCGGCAATTGGCCCATGATCTGCTTCGGCAGAGAGTAAGTCAGCTGATAAATGGAATTTGTGCAAGCGCCTCTTGCACAAAGGGGAAGAATTATTTCGTTACTTCAGCGCGACTTCAAGCGGCTTCTTGCTCAGCTTGCTGACCCTGAGCACGGAGAAGCCCAAAATATTTCCTGCCTGATCCACTTTTTCCATCACCTGATCATTCTCCGTCTCACGGAAATAGCCTTCCTTCTGCTCAAAAATCACCTCGAGATAATCCCCTTCCGGGTCATACCACAGTTTCACGACTTTCTTGGCCATATCACGTCTCCCTTCTTGATCGTATCCGTCAAGTGGACTGGACATTATACAACGGTAGGGGCTTGATTAATCAAGCCCCTACAATTTCACCCTCTACCTCTCTCTCTATCTATATATAATGATGCAAATCGAATATATTCGTCGCGGCGGAGAATACAATTCAGTTGGGGGGAATCTTTCTTAATAATTAAAAGATTGCGCAAGACTCGTATTCGTGTATGGTTCAAGTCGTCGCGGGACGACGAAGGGCCAATACTTTTTTCATCTCGGCCGCCGACTTGGTGTTGAAGACGGCCTCGCGTGTGAGCCAGCCTTTGCGGGCGATCCCGACGCCGTAGCGGACGTCCCCGATGCCCTCGACGCTGTGCGCATCCGGATTGATGCTGACGGGCACGCCCAGCTCCACGGCCGTAGGGCAGACCCGCCAGTCAAGATCGAGCCGCAGCGGGTTCGCGTTGAGCTCGATCGCCACGCCGTGATCGCCCGCGGCCTGAAGGACCTTCCGCAGGTCCACCGGATAGGCTTCGCGCGTGAGGAGCAGTCGCCCGGTGGGATGCGCGAGGATCGTGACGTAGGGGTTTTGGAGCGCCTTGACGATACGGTCCGTCATCCCGGCCTCGGTCATCTTGAACTTGCTGTGGATCGAGACGACCACGAAATCGAAACTCGCCAGGACGTCATCGGGATAATCGAGCGAGCCGTCCGGAAGGATGTCGCACTCGGTGCCCTTGAAGATCGTGATGTCCTTGTATTTTTTCCGGAGCGCGTCGATCTTCTCCTGCTGCTCCCTCACCCGTTCGATCTCGAGCCCGTGGGCGTATTGCGCCGAGCGGGAATGATCCGAAATGCCGATGTACTCGTAGCCCGCCGCGCGCGCCGTCTCGACCATCGCCTCCAGCGTGGCGCTGCCGTCGGAATAGACCGTGTGGTTGTGAAAGATGCCCTTGATGTCCTTCTCCTCGATCAGCTTCGGAAGCCTCCCGGCCTCGGCCGCCGCGATCTCGCCCATGTCCTCACGCAGCTCCGGAGGAATGTAGGCGAGACCGAGTTTCGAGAAGATCTCCTCTTCGTTCTTGCAGGGAATGAGTTTTTCTCCTTGAAATAGCCCGTACTCGTTCATCTTGAAGCCCAGACGCTGCGCGCGCCCGCGCATCGCGACGTTGTGCTCCTTGCTCCCGGTGAAATGGTGCAGCGCGTAGGGAAATTCGGCGTCCGAGACGACGCGGAGATCGACGTTGATGCCGGACTTGAGACGGACGGAGGACTTGGTCTCGCCCTTGGCGATCACTTCTTCCACTTCCGGAAGCGTCGTGAAGGCTTCCATCACGGAACCGGAAGACTCCGCGCTCACGAGCAGGTCTATATCCTTCACGACCTCTTTTCTCCGCCGCAGGCTGCCGGCGATCGCGATCCGCCGGACCGTCTTGTGAACCTTCAAGGCATCGTAGAGTTTTTCGGCCTCGGCCGCCGCAACAGGATAATGGAATTGTCCCTTCTGCTTTCTCACGTACTGGATGCCCTGAAGGATCTTTTCCTGCATCCGCGGTCCGAAGCCCTCCAGTTTCAAGAGCCGGTTCTCGTTGCAGGCGTACTCCAGCTCACCGATCGTCGAGATCCCGAGTTGGTCGTGAATCAGACTCGCGCGCTTGGGGCCCAGGCCCGGAATTCGGATCATCTCAAGCAGTCCGGCCGGGACCGCGGCCTTCAGCTCCTCGTAATAGGCCAATTTCCCCGTCGTCACCAATTCGCTGATTTTTTCAAACAGCGCCGCGCCGATCCCCTTCACCTCCTTGAGCGCGCCGGAGCGGACGGCCTCATCGAGATCCATATCGAGCGCGGCGATCGTGCGGGACGCGTTGGCGTAGGCGCGGGACTTGAACGGGTTCTCGCCCTTCAGCTCCAGCAGCGTGGCGATCTCATCTAAAATCTCGGAGACTTCCTGCTTCGTCATCGAATCCTTCTCGCAACTTGTGGTGGCAGCTTGGCCAAGACCGTAAACCGCGACTCGGTTGAGATTTGGGCACCGCCTTGGCGAAGGACGCGGCCCGCCAGGGCCAATTTTCCGCAGAGCCCCTTCGGAAAATTGAGCGGACGAGCCTTAGCCGGGTCAAATCTCAGCCGTTGAGCGGACGAGGACTTGGCCAAGCCGCCACCTTAAATTTCACGCCGTAAATGGCATCAGTGCCTTTGCATTTCTCTGAAGGCCCGCGCGCTTGGGACGGAGCAGCGGCGTGTCGCGGAAGGCGGCGCGGAATTCCTCGTCCGATTTTAAAGCCAGCACCTTCTCCAGGTCCAGCCAGGGCCCGGCGCCGTGATCGGGCCGGAATTCTTCGACCGCGGTCGGCTTTGAACGCGCGTTATAAGGGCAGACCTCCTGACAAATGTCGCAGCCGAAGACCCAGCCGTTTAATTTTGGGATCAACGCATCCGGAATTTCAACTTTGTTCTCGATCGTGAGATACGAGATGCAACGGTTCGCATCAAGATGGTACGGGGCGACGAGCGCGCCGGTGGGACAGGCGTCAAGACACAGTCGGCAGCTTCCGCATTCGGAGGTCCGGGCCGGGCCCGGCTCCAACGCCAGCGTCGTCAGGATCACGGATAGGAAAACCCACGAGCCGAATTCCTCCGTGATGAGCAGCGTGTTCTTCCCGATGAAGCCGATCCCGGCCTGCCGCGCGAAGGCCTTCTCCAAAACCGGTCCGTGATCGACATAACTCCGGCAGTCCGTCTGCGCGCCGGACGCCTCGCGGATAAAAACCTCCAATTGCGACAGCCGCGCTTCGATAAGATCATGGTAATCCCCGCCCCAGGCGTAACGCGAGACGCGGCCCATGCTCGGGGCGCGGCGCCCTGCCCGTCCGGCAGGCGGGGCCGTCACCCGACCCGGATCGGAAGGCCGTTCCTGCGCGTAATTCACGGCCAGCACGATCACGCTTTGGGCGCCGGGAAGAAGGGCCCGCGGCCTCGACCGGCGACGCGGATCGCGCGCCATGTATCCCATTCCGCCATGCCGCCCTTCGGCCAGCCATCGCGAAAGCGCCTCGTCGTCCTCATCCAGATCACCGGCCGAGGCGATTCCGACGGCGTCGAAACCCAGGGCCCGCGCCCGGTCAAGGACCTTCTGAGTCAGGGAAGACGGCATGCCTAACTCCGCTCTTATCTACCGACAGGAACCGGGGGAGGGGAAAACAACCGTTCAGTTGGTTTGAGCCGAAGCTCCATAGCCTCGGGCTTTTTTCCGGAGCGACTCGAGGAGCTCGAAGGGCACGTGAAGTTTGCCCAGGCCGACACCCAGATCGATTCCCGGCTTGTGGGCCCCGTGGAAATCGGATCCGCCCGACGGCAGCAGGCGGTACTTCCCGGCCAGCTCGCGGTAATAACGGCTCTGCTCCTCGGAATAGGTGCTGTAGATCACCTCCATCCCGTCCAGACCCGTTTCCGACAGCGTGTCCAGCAAGGGCTCCAGAAGGGGCGAGGGCTCCTTGAACAAGGTGAACGGATGCGCCAAAACGGCGACGCCGCCGGCCTCATGAATCGCGGCGATGGCGTCCTGAGGGCTGAAGCGAAATTTTTCGACGTATCCCGGCGCGCCCTTTTTCAAATACCGCTCGAAGGCCTCCGGCGTCGACGAGACGTATCCCTTCTGAATCAACACCTTGGCAAAATGCGGTCGGCCGACCTGGCCGCCTCCGGAAGCGGCGACCACCTCGTCATAGGTGATCTTCAAACCCAGGGCCTGAAGCTTTTGAACGATCTTCGGGTTCCGCTCCCTCCGGGCCTCCTGGAGACGCCGCAGGCGCCCCCCGAAGCCTTCATTCCGGCGATCGACAAAAAACCCCAGGATGTGCATCGTGCCGTCGGGATGATCGGCGCTCAGTTCCACCGCCGGAATCACCTCGATTCCCAACCGGGCTCCTTCGGCCGCGGCTTCGTCCACACCGTCCACGCAGTCATGGTCCGTCAGGGCCAGGGCGCGAAGTCGTTTCGTCGCCGCGTAGCGGATCAGTTCCACGGGGGTGAAACTGCCGTCCGAAGCCGTGCTGTGGGTATGGAGATCGATCCACCGGTCGTCCGTCACGATCGCGCCCGCTTTTCGAAGGGGGTTTCGGAAGCGCCGGACAGATGTCCCAGTCGTTCAAGAACGGCGATGATCTTCGCCGCCGAGGCCTCGGGGCTTTCTTTGTCCGTTTCGATGACCACGTCGGGACGAGTCGGCTCTTCATACGGATCCGACACCCCG includes:
- a CDS encoding transposase, with the protein product MMKSRYMPEIHHRRSIRLKGYEYSRTGAYFVTVCVKNRECLFGDIFDGRMVLNDAGRIVERVWKDLPARFPSVELDAFALMPNHVHGILALVGAGLALPDKQGAASSAPTLGDVVRTFKSMSAIRVNRLLSCSGQPFWQRNYYEHIIRNDDELNRTREYIQGNPANWSMDENHSDRIDRR
- a CDS encoding DUF2283 domain-containing protein; its protein translation is MAKKVVKLWYDPEGDYLEVIFEQKEGYFRETENDQVMEKVDQAGNILGFSVLRVSKLSKKPLEVALK
- the polX gene encoding DNA polymerase/3'-5' exonuclease PolX, with protein sequence MTKQEVSEILDEIATLLELKGENPFKSRAYANASRTIAALDMDLDEAVRSGALKEVKGIGAALFEKISELVTTGKLAYYEELKAAVPAGLLEMIRIPGLGPKRASLIHDQLGISTIGELEYACNENRLLKLEGFGPRMQEKILQGIQYVRKQKGQFHYPVAAAEAEKLYDALKVHKTVRRIAIAGSLRRRKEVVKDIDLLVSAESSGSVMEAFTTLPEVEEVIAKGETKSSVRLKSGINVDLRVVSDAEFPYALHHFTGSKEHNVAMRGRAQRLGFKMNEYGLFQGEKLIPCKNEEEIFSKLGLAYIPPELREDMGEIAAAEAGRLPKLIEEKDIKGIFHNHTVYSDGSATLEAMVETARAAGYEYIGISDHSRSAQYAHGLEIERVREQQEKIDALRKKYKDITIFKGTECDILPDGSLDYPDDVLASFDFVVVSIHSKFKMTEAGMTDRIVKALQNPYVTILAHPTGRLLLTREAYPVDLRKVLQAAGDHGVAIELNANPLRLDLDWRVCPTAVELGVPVSINPDAHSVEGIGDVRYGVGIARKGWLTREAVFNTKSAAEMKKVLALRRPATT
- the queG gene encoding tRNA epoxyqueuosine(34) reductase QueG; its protein translation is MPSSLTQKVLDRARALGFDAVGIASAGDLDEDDEALSRWLAEGRHGGMGYMARDPRRRSRPRALLPGAQSVIVLAVNYAQERPSDPGRVTAPPAGRAGRRAPSMGRVSRYAWGGDYHDLIEARLSQLEVFIREASGAQTDCRSYVDHGPVLEKAFARQAGIGFIGKNTLLITEEFGSWVFLSVILTTLALEPGPARTSECGSCRLCLDACPTGALVAPYHLDANRCISYLTIENKVEIPDALIPKLNGWVFGCDICQEVCPYNARSKPTAVEEFRPDHGAGPWLDLEKVLALKSDEEFRAAFRDTPLLRPKRAGLQRNAKALMPFTA
- a CDS encoding PHP domain-containing protein is translated as MTDDRWIDLHTHSTASDGSFTPVELIRYAATKRLRALALTDHDCVDGVDEAAAEGARLGIEVIPAVELSADHPDGTMHILGFFVDRRNEGFGGRLRRLQEARRERNPKIVQKLQALGLKITYDEVVAASGGGQVGRPHFAKVLIQKGYVSSTPEAFERYLKKGAPGYVEKFRFSPQDAIAAIHEAGGVAVLAHPFTLFKEPSPLLEPLLDTLSETGLDGMEVIYSTYSEEQSRYYRELAGKYRLLPSGGSDFHGAHKPGIDLGVGLGKLHVPFELLESLRKKARGYGASAQTN